The following are encoded in a window of Octopus sinensis linkage group LG23, ASM634580v1, whole genome shotgun sequence genomic DNA:
- the LOC115223544 gene encoding mitochondrial tRNA-specific 2-thiouridylase 1, with protein MINGWKTVVCGISGGVDSAVAAILLRKTGYNVLGLYMRNWDIADENGFCAAETDFEDAQYTCDKLKIPLHQVNFVKEYWNNVFSSFLQDYQKGLTPNPDILCNRHIKFDAFLKHALGKLGADAIATGHYARVGRGPENLRRSQPDPRVKLLSSVDSVKDQTFFLSQISQESLQKSLFPVGNLPKKEVREIACSHGLEKIARKKESMGICFIGSRNFSSFIKEYVVPCPGNFVDVETGKIVGQHQGIHFWTLGQRTNLGGHSYAYFVAEINPNNQDIIVAPGTHHAALFRDSFITDKPHWIHSEPEFNEGVATVSFRFQHIHPLVTCHIQRSNDDKYTVTLEKPLRAICPGQYAVFYKDEECLGSAKILTVNPSYWRQNKQNPIDPTKDFL; from the exons GTTACAATGTCTTGGGTCTGTACATGCGAAACTGGGACATAGCTGATGAGAATGGTTTTTGTGCAGCAGAAACAGATTTCGAAGATGCTCAGTACACATGTGATAAACTGAAAATACCTCTACATCAAGTGAATTTTGTCAAAGAATACTGGAATAATGTCTtcag ttcttTCCTTCAGGATTATCAGAAAGGATTAACGCCCAACCCAGACATTCTTTGCAACAGACATATCAAATTTGATGCCTTTTTGAAGCATGCTCTTGGTAAACTTGGCGCTGATGCCATAGCAACTGGTCACTATGCACGTGTTGGTCGGGGCCCTGAAAATCTAAGAAGATCTCAGCCTGATCCCC gagtgAAATTATTAAGTTCTGTTGATTCTGTGAAAGACCAAACATTTTTCTTGTCACAAATATCTCAGGAATCCTTGCAGAAATCTCTCTTTCCCGTTGGTAACCTGCCAAAGAAGGAGGTCAGAGAGATAGCATGTTCTCACGGCTTGGAAAAAATAGCAAGGAAGAAAGAG AGTATGGGAATCTGTTTCATTGGTTCCAGAAATTTCTCATCTTTCATTAAAGAG TATGTTGTGCCTTGCCCAGGCAATTTTGTTGATGTAGAGACGGGCAAAATAGTTGGACAGCACCAAG GTATTCATTTCTGGACCTTGGGACAACGTACCAATCTTGGcggccactcttacgcctattttGTTGCAGAAATTAACCCCAACAATCAAGACATAATTGTG GCTCCAGGTACCCACCACGCAGCATTATTTAGAGACTCCTTCATCACTGACAAACCGCACTGGATCCACTCAGAACCAGAATTTAACGAAGGTGTGGCTACAGTGAGCTTCCGTTTCCAACATATCCATCCATTAGTGACTTGTCACATACAGAGGTCTAATGACGACAAATACACTGTGACGCTAGAGAAACCACTGCGTGCTATCTGCCCTGGTCAGTATGCAGTGTTCTACAAAGACGAAGAGTGTTTGGGCAGTGCAAAAATTCTAACAGTAAATCCTTCATACTGGaggcaaaataaacaaaatcccATTGACCCAACCAAAGATTTCTTGTGA